The following are encoded in a window of Microcaecilia unicolor chromosome 14, aMicUni1.1, whole genome shotgun sequence genomic DNA:
- the LOC115457180 gene encoding olfactory receptor 6N1-like, which translates to MRRGNQTSVTEFVILGFPSLEKFSILLFVVFLTIYLFTLVGNTLIFLLVRTDRRLHKPMFLLLNNLSLLEICYTSVIVPKMLSGFLPTSKNISFTGCMVQLYTFSALGAAECYLLTVMAYDRYLAICKPLHYATLMSSTSCLKLAAGSWIGGFISPVLPVVLISRLPFCGPNVINYFYCDAQPLLKLSCMDTFTTEASISILASTLIVSSFVLTVVSYIYIISTILRMSSATGRQKAFSTCGSHLTVVIVFYGTIVCMYVQPTGGYSLDVNKVLSLSYTVFTPMLNPIIYSLRNKDIKDALRRVIRRSNVCPRKRSDCHMKSGWKRAKVKVISVH; encoded by the coding sequence AtgagaagaggaaaccagaccTCAGTGACTGAATTTGTCATCCTGGGATTTCCTAGCCTGGAGAAATTCTCCATTTTGCTATTCGTGGTGTTTTTAACTATTTATCTCTTCACACTTGTGGGTAACACTCTAATTTTTCTGCTTGTCAGGACTGATCGTCGCCTTCACAAGCCCATGTTCCTCCTTCTCAACAATCTGTCTCTCCTAGAAATCTGCTACACCTCCGTTATTGTTCCCAAGATGCTTTCTGGTTTTCTGCCAACCAGCAAGAACATCTCCTTCACCGGCTGCATGGTCCAGTTGTACACGTTCAGTGCCCTGGGAGCTGCAGAGTGTTACCTCCTGACAGTAATGGCCTATGACCGTTACTTAGCCATATGTAAGCCCTTGCACTATGCTACCTTGATGAGCAGCACGTCGTGTCTGAAGCTAGCTGCAGGTTCTTGGATAGGAGGTTTCATTTCCCCGGTGCTACCTGTAGTATTGATATCCAGGTTACCTTTCTGTGGCCCCAACGTAATCAACTATTTCTACTGTGATGCCCAACCCTTGCTTAAGCTGTCCTGCATGGACACCTTTACCACAGAGGCTTCCATTTCCATTCTGGCCTCCACCCTCATAGTCAGCTCCTTTGTGCTAACAGTGGTATCCTACATTTATATCATCTCAACCATTCTAAGGATGTCATCCGCCACTGGGAGACAGAAGGCCTTCTCCACCTGCGGCTCCCACCTCACTGTGGTCATCGTATTCTATGGCAccattgtatgtatgtatgtgcagCCTACAGGAGGCTATTCCTTGGATGTGAACAAGGTGTTATCTTTGTCGTATACAGTGTTCACACCCATGCTAAACCCCATCATCTACAGCCTGAGGAACAAGGACATCAAAGATGCCCTGAGAAGAGTAATACGAAGGTCAAACGTTTGCCCAAGGAAAAGAAGTGATTGTCATATGAAATCGGGATGGAAGAGAGCTAAAGTAAAGGTTATATCAGTACATTAA
- the LOC115457674 gene encoding olfactory receptor 11L1-like, whose translation MKAYNHTMVSEFVILGLVSSQETQIWLFMVFLCIYFLTIMGNVVIITVVKLDRGLHTPMYFFLSNLSFLEIWYTTTIVPKMLANFLSVSQTISFSSCMIQLYCFVCLGATECYLLSVMGYDRYLAICAPLHYPTHMNSTSCFQLALGSWVCGILTGLLPVMLISRLQFCGSNFINHFYCDIPPLLSLSCTDTFVAEITIFVLSFLVLLCCFLLTVVSYIFILFSILKIPSATGRQRAFSTCGSHLIVVVIYYGTMIFMYVRPSSSYSSNLNKVVSVFYTVITPMLNPVIYSLRNKDVKNATKRLVRKLIFS comes from the coding sequence ATGAAAGCTTACAACCACACTATGGTGTCGGAATTTGTAATCCTGGGGCTTGTGAGCTCCCAAGAGACTCAAATATGGCTATTTATGGTGTTTTTATGTATCTACTTTCTAACCATCATGGGCAATGTTGTTATCATCACAGTAGTAAAATTAGACCGTGGCCTTCACACccccatgtatttcttcctcagtAACTTGTCTTTTTTGGAGATCTGGTACACCACAACGATTGTCCCTAAAATGTTGGCCAACTTCCTGTCAGTAAGCCAAACTATTTCATTCTCCAGTTGCATGATTCagttgtactgctttgtttgcttGGGGGCTACTGAGTGTTACCTCTTGTCAGTGATGGGTTATGATCGATATTTGGCCATTTGTGCACCTCTGCATTATCCAACACACATGAATAGCACATCTTGTTTCCAGCTGGCGCTCGGTTCCTGGGTGTGTGGTATCCTCACAGGCTTGTTACCAGTGATGTTAATATCTAGATTGCAGTTCTGTGGTTCTAACTTCATAAACCACTTCTACTGTGACATTCCCCCACTCTTAAGTCTGTCTTGCACCGACACTTTTGTGGCGGAAATAACCATTTTCGTGCTCTCGTTCTTGGTTCTTCTTTGCTGTTTCCTTCTGACTGTGGTGTCGTACATTTTCATCCTGTTCTCCATATTGAAAATTCCTTCTGCCACAGGGAGGCAAAGAGCCTTTTCTACCTGCGGGTCACACTTGATCGTGGTGGTAATATATTACGGGACTATGATATTTATGTATGTCAGACCCAGCTCCAGTTATTCATCCAACCTCAATAAAGTTGTGTCTGTTTTTTATACAGTCATCACTCCAATGCTGAATCCTGTGATATATAGCTTGAggaacaaagatgttaaaaatgcAACAAAAAGACTAGTGCGAAAATTAATTTTCTCCTAG